The Numida meleagris isolate 19003 breed g44 Domestic line chromosome 12, NumMel1.0, whole genome shotgun sequence genome includes a window with the following:
- the SLC34A1 gene encoding sodium-dependent phosphate transport protein 2A isoform X1, which produces MLPYRRESPAMPRCPVRGGRVVHGTPFAYCPSPQALHRLPGAHACPFAVGAVTCPDHGFLCPGSPGRLVESRERYELDALPWQGPRLGLEELQKPELGCWVRVQSICVSLLKVPLMFGFLYLFVCSLDVLSSAFQLAGGKVAGDIFKDNAILSNPVAGLVVGILVTVLVQSSSTSTSIIVSMVSSGLLEVRSAIPIIMGSNIGTSVTNTIVALMQAGDRSEFKRAFAGATVHDCFNWLSVLVLLPLEVVSGYLHHVTRLVVATFNIRSGKDAPDLLKIITEPFTKLIIQLDKSVITGIATGDESLRNRSLIRMWCGPTPAQSARSLQTAASGVEVPPNCTASGHCSSNGIGILHNITRQKCEHLFTDTPLPDLAVGLVLLAGSLVVLCTCLILLVKLLNSLLKGQVAKAIQKVINTDLPHPFSWLTGYFAMVVGAGMTFVVQSSSVFTSAITPLIGLGVISIERAYPLTLGSNIGTTTTAILAALASPGDKLASSFQIALCHFFFNISGILLWYPLPFTRLPIRMAKALGERTAKYRWFAVLYLIVCFLLLPSLIFGISMAGWRVLVGVGAPFLGLLFFVGLVNVLQVRSPGRLPKWLQSWDFLPAWMHSLQPLDSLITRATLCCTDRCRSPEGWDEREAAARDKARLGLDNPMLSYPEEMPSPTLRVGSPHLALHSATRL; this is translated from the exons ATGCTGCCATACCGGAGGGAGAGCCCGGCCATGCCCCGCTGCCCGGTGCGGGGAGGAAGGGTGGTGCACGGGACCCCGTTTGCCTACTGCCCCAGCCCCCAAG ctctgcacaggcTGCCGGGCGCCCACGCCTGCCCCTTCGCCGTGGGAGCGGTGACCTGCCCTGACCATGGCTTCTTGTGCCCCGGCTCCCCGGGGAGGCTGGTGGAGAGCCGGGAGCGCTATGAGCTGGATGCGCTGCCCTGGCAGGGGCCCCGCCTGGGcttggaggagctgcagaagccAG agctgggctgctgggtGAGGGTCCAGTCCATCTGTGTCTCCCTTCTCAAGGTGCCTCTGATGTTTGGCTTCCTGTACCTCTTCGTCTGCTCCCTGGACgtgctcagctctgccttccagctGGCCGGAG GCAAGGTGGCAGGGGACATCTTCAAGGACAACGCCATCCTCTCCAACCCCGTAGCCGGGCTGGTGGTGGGCATCCTGGTGACTGTGTTGGTGCAGAGCtcctccacctccacctccatCATTGTCAGCATGGTCTCCTCGGGGC TGCTGGAGGTGCGCTCAGCCATCCCCATCATCATGGGCTCCAACATCGGCACCTCGGTCACCAACACCATCGTGGCCCTCATGCAGGCTGGCGACCGCAGTGAATTCAAAAG AGCTTTTGCCGGTGCTACAGTGCATGACTGTTTCAACTGGCTGTCGGTGTTGGTCCTGCTGCCGCTGGAGGTGGTGAGTGGGTACCTGCACCACGTCACCCGCCTGGTGGTGGCCACCTTCAACATCCGCAGCGGGAAGGATGCCCCCGACCTGTTGAAAATCATCACGGAGCCCTTCACCAAGCTCATCATCCAG CTGGACAAGTCAGTGATCACGGGCATCGCAACAGGGGATGAAAGCCTGCGCAACCGCAGCCTCATCCGCATGTGGTGCGGCCCCACACCTGCCCAG TCTGCCCGCTCGCTACAGACAGCTGCCAGTGGGGTAGAGGTGCCCCCAAACTGCACGGCTTCTGGACATTGCAGCAGTAATGGCATTGGGATCCTCCACAACATCACCAGGCAAAAGT gcgAGCACCTCTTCACGGACACGCCGCTGCCGGACCTGGCCGTGGGGCTGGTTCTGCTGGCCGGGTCCCTCGTCGTGCTCTGCACCTGCCTCATCCTCCTGGTCAAACTCCTCAACTCCCTGCTCAAGGGGCAGGTGGCCAAAGCCATCCAGAAGGTCATCAACACTG ACCTCCCGCACCCGTTCAGCTGGCTCACAGGGTACTTCGCCATGGTGGTGGGCGCTGGGATGACCTTtgtggtgcagagcagctccgTCTTCACCTCAGCCATCACACCCCTGATCG GCTTGGGGGTGATCAGCATTGAGCGTGCCTACCCGCTGACCCTGGGCTCCAACATTGgcaccaccaccactgccaTCCTGGCCGCGCTGGCCAGCCCTGGGGACAAGCTGGCTAGTTCCTTCCAG ATCGCCCTCTGCCACTTCTTCTTCAACATCTCTGGCATCCTGCTGTGGTACCCGCTGCCCTTCACCCGCCTGCCCATCCGCATGGCCAAGGCGCTGGGCGAGCGCACGGCCAAGTACCGCTGGTTCGCCGTGCTGTACCTCATCgtctgcttcctcctgctgccctccctcaTCTTCGGCATCTCCATGGCGGGCTGGCGGGTGCTGGTGGGGGTGGGAGCTCCTTTCCTCGGCCTCCTCTTCTTTGTGGGGCTGGTGAACGTGCTGCAGGTGCGCAGCCCCGGTCGCCTGCCCaagtggctgcagagctgggactTCCTCCCGGCCTGGATGCACTCGCTGCAGCCGCTCGACAGCCTCATCACGCGCGCCACGCTCTGCTGCACCGACCGCTGTCGCAGCCCCGAGGGCTGGGATGAGCGTGAGGCCGCTGCCCGTgacaaggccaggctggggctgGACAACCCTATGCTCTCCTACCCCGAGGAGATGCCCAGCCCCACGCTGCGGGTGGGCTCCCCACACCTGGCCCTGCACAGTGCCACCCGCCTCTAG
- the SLC34A1 gene encoding sodium-dependent phosphate transport protein 2A isoform X2 → MLPYRRESPAMPRCPVRGGRVVHGTPFAYCPSPQALHRLPGAHACPFAVGAVTCPDHGFLCPGSPGRLVESRERYELDALPWQGPRLGLEELQKPELGCWVRVQSICVSLLKVPLMFGFLYLFVCSLDVLSSAFQLAGGKVAGDIFKDNAILSNPVAGLVVGILVTVLVQSSSTSTSIIVSMVSSGLLEVRSAIPIIMGSNIGTSVTNTIVALMQAGDRSEFKRAFAGATVHDCFNWLSVLVLLPLEVVSGYLHHVTRLVVATFNIRSGKDAPDLLKIITEPFTKLIIQLDKSVITGIATGDESLRNRSLIRMWCGPTPAQTAASGVEVPPNCTASGHCSSNGIGILHNITRQKCEHLFTDTPLPDLAVGLVLLAGSLVVLCTCLILLVKLLNSLLKGQVAKAIQKVINTDLPHPFSWLTGYFAMVVGAGMTFVVQSSSVFTSAITPLIGLGVISIERAYPLTLGSNIGTTTTAILAALASPGDKLASSFQIALCHFFFNISGILLWYPLPFTRLPIRMAKALGERTAKYRWFAVLYLIVCFLLLPSLIFGISMAGWRVLVGVGAPFLGLLFFVGLVNVLQVRSPGRLPKWLQSWDFLPAWMHSLQPLDSLITRATLCCTDRCRSPEGWDEREAAARDKARLGLDNPMLSYPEEMPSPTLRVGSPHLALHSATRL, encoded by the exons ATGCTGCCATACCGGAGGGAGAGCCCGGCCATGCCCCGCTGCCCGGTGCGGGGAGGAAGGGTGGTGCACGGGACCCCGTTTGCCTACTGCCCCAGCCCCCAAG ctctgcacaggcTGCCGGGCGCCCACGCCTGCCCCTTCGCCGTGGGAGCGGTGACCTGCCCTGACCATGGCTTCTTGTGCCCCGGCTCCCCGGGGAGGCTGGTGGAGAGCCGGGAGCGCTATGAGCTGGATGCGCTGCCCTGGCAGGGGCCCCGCCTGGGcttggaggagctgcagaagccAG agctgggctgctgggtGAGGGTCCAGTCCATCTGTGTCTCCCTTCTCAAGGTGCCTCTGATGTTTGGCTTCCTGTACCTCTTCGTCTGCTCCCTGGACgtgctcagctctgccttccagctGGCCGGAG GCAAGGTGGCAGGGGACATCTTCAAGGACAACGCCATCCTCTCCAACCCCGTAGCCGGGCTGGTGGTGGGCATCCTGGTGACTGTGTTGGTGCAGAGCtcctccacctccacctccatCATTGTCAGCATGGTCTCCTCGGGGC TGCTGGAGGTGCGCTCAGCCATCCCCATCATCATGGGCTCCAACATCGGCACCTCGGTCACCAACACCATCGTGGCCCTCATGCAGGCTGGCGACCGCAGTGAATTCAAAAG AGCTTTTGCCGGTGCTACAGTGCATGACTGTTTCAACTGGCTGTCGGTGTTGGTCCTGCTGCCGCTGGAGGTGGTGAGTGGGTACCTGCACCACGTCACCCGCCTGGTGGTGGCCACCTTCAACATCCGCAGCGGGAAGGATGCCCCCGACCTGTTGAAAATCATCACGGAGCCCTTCACCAAGCTCATCATCCAG CTGGACAAGTCAGTGATCACGGGCATCGCAACAGGGGATGAAAGCCTGCGCAACCGCAGCCTCATCCGCATGTGGTGCGGCCCCACACCTGCCCAG ACAGCTGCCAGTGGGGTAGAGGTGCCCCCAAACTGCACGGCTTCTGGACATTGCAGCAGTAATGGCATTGGGATCCTCCACAACATCACCAGGCAAAAGT gcgAGCACCTCTTCACGGACACGCCGCTGCCGGACCTGGCCGTGGGGCTGGTTCTGCTGGCCGGGTCCCTCGTCGTGCTCTGCACCTGCCTCATCCTCCTGGTCAAACTCCTCAACTCCCTGCTCAAGGGGCAGGTGGCCAAAGCCATCCAGAAGGTCATCAACACTG ACCTCCCGCACCCGTTCAGCTGGCTCACAGGGTACTTCGCCATGGTGGTGGGCGCTGGGATGACCTTtgtggtgcagagcagctccgTCTTCACCTCAGCCATCACACCCCTGATCG GCTTGGGGGTGATCAGCATTGAGCGTGCCTACCCGCTGACCCTGGGCTCCAACATTGgcaccaccaccactgccaTCCTGGCCGCGCTGGCCAGCCCTGGGGACAAGCTGGCTAGTTCCTTCCAG ATCGCCCTCTGCCACTTCTTCTTCAACATCTCTGGCATCCTGCTGTGGTACCCGCTGCCCTTCACCCGCCTGCCCATCCGCATGGCCAAGGCGCTGGGCGAGCGCACGGCCAAGTACCGCTGGTTCGCCGTGCTGTACCTCATCgtctgcttcctcctgctgccctccctcaTCTTCGGCATCTCCATGGCGGGCTGGCGGGTGCTGGTGGGGGTGGGAGCTCCTTTCCTCGGCCTCCTCTTCTTTGTGGGGCTGGTGAACGTGCTGCAGGTGCGCAGCCCCGGTCGCCTGCCCaagtggctgcagagctgggactTCCTCCCGGCCTGGATGCACTCGCTGCAGCCGCTCGACAGCCTCATCACGCGCGCCACGCTCTGCTGCACCGACCGCTGTCGCAGCCCCGAGGGCTGGGATGAGCGTGAGGCCGCTGCCCGTgacaaggccaggctggggctgGACAACCCTATGCTCTCCTACCCCGAGGAGATGCCCAGCCCCACGCTGCGGGTGGGCTCCCCACACCTGGCCCTGCACAGTGCCACCCGCCTCTAG
- the SLC34A1 gene encoding sodium-dependent phosphate transport protein 2A isoform X3, which translates to MASCAPAPRGGWWRAGSAMSWMRCPGRGPAWAWRSCRSQVPLMFGFLYLFVCSLDVLSSAFQLAGGKVAGDIFKDNAILSNPVAGLVVGILVTVLVQSSSTSTSIIVSMVSSGLLEVRSAIPIIMGSNIGTSVTNTIVALMQAGDRSEFKRAFAGATVHDCFNWLSVLVLLPLEVVSGYLHHVTRLVVATFNIRSGKDAPDLLKIITEPFTKLIIQLDKSVITGIATGDESLRNRSLIRMWCGPTPAQSARSLQTAASGVEVPPNCTASGHCSSNGIGILHNITRQKCEHLFTDTPLPDLAVGLVLLAGSLVVLCTCLILLVKLLNSLLKGQVAKAIQKVINTDLPHPFSWLTGYFAMVVGAGMTFVVQSSSVFTSAITPLIGLGVISIERAYPLTLGSNIGTTTTAILAALASPGDKLASSFQIALCHFFFNISGILLWYPLPFTRLPIRMAKALGERTAKYRWFAVLYLIVCFLLLPSLIFGISMAGWRVLVGVGAPFLGLLFFVGLVNVLQVRSPGRLPKWLQSWDFLPAWMHSLQPLDSLITRATLCCTDRCRSPEGWDEREAAARDKARLGLDNPMLSYPEEMPSPTLRVGSPHLALHSATRL; encoded by the exons ATGGCTTCTTGTGCCCCGGCTCCCCGGGGAGGCTGGTGGAGAGCCGGGAGCGCTATGAGCTGGATGCGCTGCCCTGGCAGGGGCCCCGCCTGGGcttggaggagctgcagaagccAG GTGCCTCTGATGTTTGGCTTCCTGTACCTCTTCGTCTGCTCCCTGGACgtgctcagctctgccttccagctGGCCGGAG GCAAGGTGGCAGGGGACATCTTCAAGGACAACGCCATCCTCTCCAACCCCGTAGCCGGGCTGGTGGTGGGCATCCTGGTGACTGTGTTGGTGCAGAGCtcctccacctccacctccatCATTGTCAGCATGGTCTCCTCGGGGC TGCTGGAGGTGCGCTCAGCCATCCCCATCATCATGGGCTCCAACATCGGCACCTCGGTCACCAACACCATCGTGGCCCTCATGCAGGCTGGCGACCGCAGTGAATTCAAAAG AGCTTTTGCCGGTGCTACAGTGCATGACTGTTTCAACTGGCTGTCGGTGTTGGTCCTGCTGCCGCTGGAGGTGGTGAGTGGGTACCTGCACCACGTCACCCGCCTGGTGGTGGCCACCTTCAACATCCGCAGCGGGAAGGATGCCCCCGACCTGTTGAAAATCATCACGGAGCCCTTCACCAAGCTCATCATCCAG CTGGACAAGTCAGTGATCACGGGCATCGCAACAGGGGATGAAAGCCTGCGCAACCGCAGCCTCATCCGCATGTGGTGCGGCCCCACACCTGCCCAG TCTGCCCGCTCGCTACAGACAGCTGCCAGTGGGGTAGAGGTGCCCCCAAACTGCACGGCTTCTGGACATTGCAGCAGTAATGGCATTGGGATCCTCCACAACATCACCAGGCAAAAGT gcgAGCACCTCTTCACGGACACGCCGCTGCCGGACCTGGCCGTGGGGCTGGTTCTGCTGGCCGGGTCCCTCGTCGTGCTCTGCACCTGCCTCATCCTCCTGGTCAAACTCCTCAACTCCCTGCTCAAGGGGCAGGTGGCCAAAGCCATCCAGAAGGTCATCAACACTG ACCTCCCGCACCCGTTCAGCTGGCTCACAGGGTACTTCGCCATGGTGGTGGGCGCTGGGATGACCTTtgtggtgcagagcagctccgTCTTCACCTCAGCCATCACACCCCTGATCG GCTTGGGGGTGATCAGCATTGAGCGTGCCTACCCGCTGACCCTGGGCTCCAACATTGgcaccaccaccactgccaTCCTGGCCGCGCTGGCCAGCCCTGGGGACAAGCTGGCTAGTTCCTTCCAG ATCGCCCTCTGCCACTTCTTCTTCAACATCTCTGGCATCCTGCTGTGGTACCCGCTGCCCTTCACCCGCCTGCCCATCCGCATGGCCAAGGCGCTGGGCGAGCGCACGGCCAAGTACCGCTGGTTCGCCGTGCTGTACCTCATCgtctgcttcctcctgctgccctccctcaTCTTCGGCATCTCCATGGCGGGCTGGCGGGTGCTGGTGGGGGTGGGAGCTCCTTTCCTCGGCCTCCTCTTCTTTGTGGGGCTGGTGAACGTGCTGCAGGTGCGCAGCCCCGGTCGCCTGCCCaagtggctgcagagctgggactTCCTCCCGGCCTGGATGCACTCGCTGCAGCCGCTCGACAGCCTCATCACGCGCGCCACGCTCTGCTGCACCGACCGCTGTCGCAGCCCCGAGGGCTGGGATGAGCGTGAGGCCGCTGCCCGTgacaaggccaggctggggctgGACAACCCTATGCTCTCCTACCCCGAGGAGATGCCCAGCCCCACGCTGCGGGTGGGCTCCCCACACCTGGCCCTGCACAGTGCCACCCGCCTCTAG
- the LOC110405283 gene encoding alpha-2Db adrenergic receptor-like has translation MEAAITLPNASSNSSQADSLPHSPAATGLILLAVLTVLLATLVGNALVVVAVSTSRALRAPQNLFLVSLASADILVAVLILPFSLAKEVMGYWYFGSLWCSLYLALDVLLCTASIGHLCAISLDRYWAVTRAARLNLRRSPGRVKAMIGAVWAAAALVALPPLFKARPRTRQCELIDETWYVLASCVASFFAPCLVMVTVYCRIYHLTMRRSAAVLAARRGSAPCPGDANRRASWAAAPSRRHRSQHQSVSLCRRRLLRVRERRFTIVLAVVMGAFVLCWFPFFFTYSLEAVCGEGCRVSKPLFSFFFWIGYCNSSLNPIIYTIFNRDFRAAFRRLLAALVRHGS, from the coding sequence ATGGAGGCTGCCATCACCCTGCCCAACGCCTCCAGTAACAGCAGCCAGGCCGACAGCCTCCCACACTCGCCGGCAGCCACCGGGCTCATCCTGCTGGCCGTGCTCACCGTGCTGCTGGCCACGCTGGTGGGCAACGCGCTGGTGGTGGTGGCCGTCTCCACCAGCCGGGCCCTGCGCGCCCCGCAGAACCTCTTCCTGGTGTCCCTGGCCTcagcagacatcctggtggCCGTCCTCATCCTGCCCTTCTCGTTGGCCAAGGAGGTGATGGGCTACTGGTACTTCGGCAGCTTGTGGTGCAGTCTCTACCTGGCGCTGgatgtgctgctgtgcacagcctCCATCGGGCACCTCTGTGCCATCAGCCTGGACCGCTACTGGGCCGTCACGCGGGCGGCACGGCTCAACCTGAGGCGCAGCCCCGGCCGCGTGAAGGCGATGATCGGGGCGGTGTGGGCCGCGGCCGCTCTGGTGGCCTTACCGCCCCTCTTCAAGGCCCGGCCGCGAACACGGCAGTGCGAGCTGATCGACGAGACGTGGTACGTGCTGGCCTCCTGCGTCGCCTCCTTCTTCGCCCCGTGCCTCGTCATGGTCACCGTCTACTGCCGCATCTACCACCTCACCATGCGCCGCAGCGCTGCCGTGCTCGCCGCCCGCCGTGGCTCGGCCCCGTGCCCTGGGGATGCCAACAGGAGGGCATCATGGGCTGCAGCACCGAGCCGGCGGCACCGGAGCCAGCACCAGAGCGTGTCGCTGTGCCGGCGGCGGTTATTGCGGGTGCGGGAGCGGCGCTTCACCATCGTGCTGGCCGTGGTGATGGGCGCCTTCGTGCTCTGCTGGTTCCCCTTCTTCTTCACCTACAGCCTGGAGGCCGTGTGCGGGGAGGGCTGCCGCGTCTCCAAGCCCctcttcagcttcttcttctGGATCGGGTACTGCAACAGCAGCCTCAACCCCATCATCTACACTATCTTCAACAGGGACTTCCGCGCTGCATTCCGCAGACTCCTGGCTGCCCTGGTCCGGCACGGCTCCTAG